One region of Glycine max cultivar Williams 82 chromosome 9, Glycine_max_v4.0, whole genome shotgun sequence genomic DNA includes:
- the LOC100781998 gene encoding uncharacterized protein LOC100781998 codes for MKVAPIVVFLFRDTEGFASTISQAFRPKPSSSFTRQEDSFELSLEAYGIKHLKASGSVSHFVDDHGAYKVTIVAMEHYEPPVLSCALNEVLNKITADKSSFVPTLLVPFLVESSKVKGHSKSLRSDEIKPLIFGIKIGQNTDIMQALLNKIQEPPSSLRIQHETFACFLHFVRVMQLPTFFLIGQASQYLDNKSTKQQEILHAIGEILASTTDLQFSEDRVVWNPKKASGESKEPWRALYG; via the exons ATGAAGGTAGCTCCCATCGTGGTGTTCTTGTTCAGAGATACAGAGGGTTTCGCCTCCACCATCTCACAAGCTTTTCGCCCCAAGCCTTCCTCCTCCTTCACGCGCCA AGAGGACTCCTTTGAGCTCTCCTTGGAGGCTTATGGAATCAAACACCTCAAAGCATCTGGGAGCGTTTCTCACTTCGTTGATGATCACGGCGCTTACAAG GTGACAATTGTGGCTATGGAGCATTATGAGCCACCGGTACTATCTTGTGCTCTTAATGAGgttcttaataaaataactgCAGATAAATCTTCCTTTGTACCTACACTTTTGGTACCATTTTTGGTGGAATCATCCAAGGTTAAAGGGCACAGTAAATCCCTAAGATCAGATGAAATCAAACCTTTAATATTTGGTATAAAGATTGGTCAAAATACAGACATAATGCAGGCATTACTTAACAAAATCCAGGAGCCACCATCTTCTTTGCGGATTCAACATGAAACTTTTGCATGTTTTCTTCACTTTGTTCGTGTAATGCAGTTACCAACCTTTTTTCTAATTGGACAAGCTAGTCAATATTTGGACAATAAATCCACCAAGCAGCAGGAG ATACTTCATGCAATAGGTGAGATTTTGGCTAGCACTACAGATCTGCAGTTTTCAGAAGACAGAGTGGTCTGGAATCCAAAAAAGGCATCAGGGGAAAGCAAGGAACCATGGCGTGCATTATATGGTTGA
- the LOC100781998 gene encoding uncharacterized protein isoform X1: protein MKVAPIVVFLFRDTEGFASTISQAFRPKPSSSFTRQEDSFELSLEAYGIKHLKASGSVSHFVDDHGAYKVTIVAMEHYEPPLPTFFLIGQASQYLDNKSTKQQEILHAIGEILASTTDLQFSEDRVVWNPKKASGESKEPWRALYG from the exons ATGAAGGTAGCTCCCATCGTGGTGTTCTTGTTCAGAGATACAGAGGGTTTCGCCTCCACCATCTCACAAGCTTTTCGCCCCAAGCCTTCCTCCTCCTTCACGCGCCA AGAGGACTCCTTTGAGCTCTCCTTGGAGGCTTATGGAATCAAACACCTCAAAGCATCTGGGAGCGTTTCTCACTTCGTTGATGATCACGGCGCTTACAAG GTGACAATTGTGGCTATGGAGCATTATGAGCCACCG TTACCAACCTTTTTTCTAATTGGACAAGCTAGTCAATATTTGGACAATAAATCCACCAAGCAGCAGGAG ATACTTCATGCAATAGGTGAGATTTTGGCTAGCACTACAGATCTGCAGTTTTCAGAAGACAGAGTGGTCTGGAATCCAAAAAAGGCATCAGGGGAAAGCAAGGAACCATGGCGTGCATTATATGGTTGA